cccccccaccccccaccccccggTTCTCATATGTAAGTACCCGTAGTTACGAGCCTCTTGGCTCCATTTACCAATCTTGCAAGCTAAGATTCTTAGCACTTAGGAATTGCAAAAACAAGCAAGTTACGTACTGTGGAGCCTCTGATACAGGCAGCTGCATTCTTGTGCCATGACGCATTGTAGAGTACAACTATTTCTTTCTATTATCGACGTATTTAGCCAAGTTCAAATGATGGAAGACTATgatttgataccaagtttgtcacgacccaaaacagGAGGCCCATGACCGACACCTAACAAGCCTAGTGCCTGCCGAGGGAACACTTAAACCTTGATCCAGTCATAGAAATGCATTAAACATTCTAATTGCAATTTAAGGATCTATCACATAGTGGGAAAATCGACAAGAGTGTTATTTAAGGTCCCAAATTCCCAAAATGAAAATTGGCGTGCAAAGTTTTTCATGGGTGACTTCTCTGTTTGCGCTAAAAAGAAGAGTGGACATAGTGCTTTCTCTCCCTCTGTATGTCTCTTTTATTTAATGCTGGCAAACTTAAAATATACGAAGAGCATGGAATTTCAAAGAGCCTCTCGTCTCTTGGTTTGTTGAATAGGCTGTGTCACCACTGATATTGCCTTTAACATTGCCTTCATTTATACTTCAGAGCTTCTTTTtctgattaaaaggaaaaattggtTTCATTGCTTTCTATATCTCATGAAGCACTACGAATATAATTAGTCTGATTGCGGCATCTTGGACTGGATGAACATATCCATCATGGACTGTTACTACTTCCCATGCCAGTACAAAGTCAGCTTTATGATCAGCATCCTGCAGGTTGAGCATTTTCTTCTTAGTCCTATCAGCTTGTAACTCTCTTGCTCTTCATTTCAGCCTGAATGGATGGCCCCGGAATTTCTTCGTGGGGAGCCCTCAAATGAGAAGTCTGATGTCTATAGCTTTGGCGTGATATTATGGGAGCTAGTGACCATGCAACAGCCTTGGAATGGACTGAGCCCTGCGCAGGTCTACTCCCCcccatccccccccccctcccccttaTTTTTCTCCAGCACTCATCCTTACACTTGTTATCCTCCTGAGGGAGTCGTTGACGTATTGTTTGCAAACTTTCAGGTTGTTGGTGCTGTTGCTTTCCAGAACAGGAGGCTCACTGTCCCGCAGAACACGTCTCCAATGTTGGCATCTCTTATGGAAGCCTGCTGGAACGAGTAAGTAGACATGTTATTCTAAAGGCCTAAGGAGATCTAGGATAAAAACATCAGTATCCTATCTTTTCCTCTCTAGTATTCAGATTTGTTGTCAATTAGAGGTGGCAACTTAACCAAGCCATATTTTAGTAACCCGCCCAAGTTAAACTGAAACGATATGATCTTTTTGTTGGTTGGACCAATGAGTTGAACCCTAAATGTTCCATCAAATTATTGGTTCGAAACGGGTCAACATGGTGTAACCAAACGGGTCAAAATGCAACCCAATTCCAACATAAAAATCGAATTGATTGTGCAAATGTGGAAGAACTTGGGCTCATAAATTAAGAAATATACATTAGCTttcatagtttttttttatagGTGGGGTTGGATATGACCTATTTATTAATTTAACCCGTTTGACTATCCCAAGTTTGACCTAACCCGCCCATTAATCAAATTATCAATCATGTTAAAGAACGtatgacttgttttctttaatttccCGTCAATTTTGTACACTTTCTCATAATCTTACATTCCCTCGCAGTGACCCAGCACAACGCCCTTCCTTTGCGAGCATTGTGGATACATTAAAGAAACTACTTAAGTCTCCACTACAGTTGATTCAGATGGGAGGAAATGTTAAGAGTTAGATACTCTCCACTTATTTTGGAGAATAAATTCATCAGAGTTCCTAGATATATAACTACTTAATACTGACAAAGTTTGCAAAACCTCACAAGGTTTATGCCCAACAATTGCAAATATGTTGGCCATCTAACTTTTTGAATGATAAACAAGTCTCTGTCCGTTCTTGGGGAAAGAGGCATTTCTTAAGTTGTTTTATTGTAGAACCCTGGTCTATGTCAGCCATTGTCCACCTtccaaatgtgaaataattaGAGGCTGTAACTATGTAGTAATCGGGAATAGTATTCCCGTATAAGTCGAAATTATGTTGTATCCAAGGAAAGCATTATTGAGAAAAGTTGATGTAGCAAAATTGTAAGCCACTCTAATAATATAGAAGTGATTCAGTTATTTTTTTGGTTCTCTTTGATCATTGTTTATGTTTTTATGGACTGCTTATAATCCATTGATACTTCAAATGCTCATCTATTCGAGCTCGCACCGGATATGGTACAAGGTACGACACTAATTCGGTAAGATCTTCCATTGTGGACATTCCTAAATTCTCCTCACCTTAAAGCCACTTCAAGAATTTTCCGTTCATCATTCAATACGACAAAAAATGCTAGTGAATTATGTCATAACTCACAACTTGAATGTATTTTGGATAGGAGATTAACGTCAAAATACAGCATATTCACCTCCTCAAAAGCAGATTTCCGTATTAGAATACTCTTCACGATATTTAGCTCCTTCGCATCAGTTTAATATTATAAAAACTTACTTTTTTTGGGACTACAAGCACAAAATAGCGGGAGTGCTTAGGAAATGATAACTTCGAGCCGCGAAAATAGTTTTTTGCATAAATACAGCATAAATTTATGTACAATGTATCTTTATGGTCTGACCTTTCTCCGGACCTACAGATAGCCAAAGCTTAGTGCATTATAAGCAGTAGGTCATGAGTTCGAGTCATGGTAATAGTCTCTTACAGAAATGAAGCATAAATTTGCGTGCAATAAATCTTTGTGATCTGACCATTTCCGGACCTACCCATGATCGAGCTTAGTGCATAACCTGTATTTTTTACCGGCACAaaatacagtaacaacaacaatcacaTAGTATAATTTCACTAGTGAAATCTGAATAAGATAGTGTAATGTGTACGCAGAAACTTACCCCTACCCGAAATAAAAAAACTATTTCCGATAGATTCTCGATTTTCTCTTTCCCATAACTCCCCGCTTGAGGGTTACTCGAACTCACCACTGTAGCTCCCACTCGTgtccaaaataaaaaagaaattttgcTAAAAGCAGCTACAGGTACAAATACTAAAGCCAAAGATACTACACCTAACAACTTCGGCCAGCAAAAGCTACTTACAACCTTTTAAGACCCGATCGAAAAATCCTCAGAAACCCACAAAACCGAATCCTATGGATTTCTCCGACAGCAACATGTGGCGTGATCTTCTACTTCAAGCAGTCCTAATTCTAGCTACAGTTTTCATGTTCCTTTTCATGTACAATATTCCCCAGAAATTCTTCTCGAAGCTTCGCCTACGAAACCGAGCCGATATGCAAGCGAAGCGCCATTTCGTCCAAGGAGCTCAGCTTCTTTCTCAAGCCAAATCATCCGCCGCCAAGGATCGATCCGCCGCCGCTTCGCTTGCCAAATCTGCTGAAGCCGAAGCTGACTTAGCCATCGCTTTAGACCCGAGAGATGCCGCGGCTCACATACTCAAGGCTTTAGCTCTCGATTTGCAGGGTTTTAAGACGTCAGCTCTTGATTCGATTGATATCGCGCTTTCGCCGCTCGCCGTGAAGTCGCTGTCGGAGCCGGAGAAAGCGGATGCTTTGTTTAAGCGAGCTGAGTTGAGACTCGCTGTGAGTCGACGCGGACAAGTTGACTCGGTCATTGAAGATTTGACTGAGTCAGTTCGTTTGAAGGGCGATAATGTTAAGGCTTTTTGTTTGTTGGGCGATTGTTACGAGAAAAAAGGCTTAACAGAGGAGGCCCAAGAGGTTTATGAAAAAGCCCTAAAAGTTCAGCCCAATTTTGCTCCTGCTCGAGAGGCACTTGACCGATTGAATTCCGAGTCTTGAACTCTagttgtgttttttttttgttgggaaaaataataaataaaggaaaaaattagAGAAATTTGTTCTAGCATTGTTCAATATAAAGGCAATTGGTTTACCTTGAATTTGGAGAATTAATTTCACCATGATTGAATTTCAGAGTTTATGTGTCAGAGATACGCAGAGCAAACCAACAAGTGAACAATTAATATGATGAATATAATATATTTTGACCATTGAGCCTGTAGGCACAAATTAAAGGTGATTAACTTAGTTCTTTACGTTGCTGCAGCCTGCCTAGCTAATTAATTTTTATTAGGCAAATAGTTTTGGCAGCCTATGTAAGATGATCATAAACATTATTTAGATTTATGATTGTGATGAGAATggtaattgattttttttcttcatgtGCTTAAGTGGTACCTATATTGATGGGAGGATAGATATATTTGGTGGAATAGTGAAGGTGCGCACATGT
The nucleotide sequence above comes from Nicotiana tabacum cultivar K326 chromosome 12, ASM71507v2, whole genome shotgun sequence. Encoded proteins:
- the LOC107803954 gene encoding uncharacterized protein LOC107803954; translation: MDFSDSNMWRDLLLQAVLILATVFMFLFMYNIPQKFFSKLRLRNRADMQAKRHFVQGAQLLSQAKSSAAKDRSAAASLAKSAEAEADLAIALDPRDAAAHILKALALDLQGFKTSALDSIDIALSPLAVKSLSEPEKADALFKRAELRLAVSRRGQVDSVIEDLTESVRLKGDNVKAFCLLGDCYEKKGLTEEAQEVYEKALKVQPNFAPAREALDRLNSES